One part of the Arvicanthis niloticus isolate mArvNil1 chromosome 15, mArvNil1.pat.X, whole genome shotgun sequence genome encodes these proteins:
- the En2 gene encoding homeobox protein engrailed-2, whose protein sequence is MEEKDSKSGEMAAEAQRQPESSPGGGSGGGSSPSDSDTGRRRALMLPAVLQAPGNHQHTHRITNFFIDNILRPEFGRRKDAGTCCAGAGGARGGEGGAGSTDGGGGAGEAEQLLGARESRPNPACAPSAGGLLSVAVGDSAADGEGGSKTLSLHGGAKKPGDPGGSLDGALKARSLGGGDLSVSSDSDSSQASATLGAQPMLWPAWVYCTRYSDRPSSGPRSRKPKKKNPNKEDKRPRTAFTAEQLQRLKAEFQTNRYLTEQRRQSLAQELNLNESQIKIWFQNKRAKIKKATGNKNTLAVHLMAQGLYNHSTTAKEGKSDSE, encoded by the exons ATGGAGGAGAAGGATTCCAAGTCCGGCGAGATGGCGGCGGAGGCGCAGAGGCAGCCGGAATCCAGCCCCGGCGGCGGCTCGGGCGGCGGCAGCAGCCCGAGTGACTCGGACACCGGCCGCCGGCGGGCTCTAATGCTGCCCGCAGTCCTACAGGCGCCAGGCAACCACCAGCACACGCATCGTATCACCAACTTCTTCATCGATAACATCCTGCGGCCTGAGTTCGGCCGCCGAAAGGACGCGGGGACTTGCTGTGCCGGCGCGGGCGGAGCAAGGGGAGGCGAAGGCGGCGCTGGGAGTACAGACGGAGGTGGCGGCGCGGGCGAAGCGGAGCAGCTCCTGGGCGCCAGGGAGTCCCGACCGAACCCAGCGTGCGCACCCAGCGCGGGAGGGCTGCTCTCCGTCGCCGTCGGCGACTCTGCGGCCGATGGAGAAGGCGGCTCCAAGACGCTATCGCTGCACGGTGGTGCTAAAAAACCCGGCGATCCCGGGGGTTCCTTGGATGGAGCGCTCAAGGCCCGGAGCTTGGGCGGCGGTGACCTGTCGGTGAGCTCCGACTCCGACAGCTCTCAGGCCAGCGCCACCCTGGGCGCGCAGCCCATGCTCTGGCCCGCTTGGGTGTACTGCACACGCTACTCCGACCGGCCTTCTTCAG GTCCTAGGTCCCGAAAACCAAAGAAGAAGAACCCGAACAAAGAGGACAAGCGACCGCGCACAGCCTTCACTGCTGAGCAGCTACAGAGGCTCAAGGCTGAGTTTCAGACCAACAGGTACCTGACAGAGCAGCGGCGTCAGAGCCTGGCACAGGAGCTCAACCTCAACGAGTCTCAGATCAAGATCTGGTTCCAGAACAAGCGGGCCAAAATCAAGAAAGCCACGGGCAACAAGAACACTTTGGCGGTGCACCTCATGGCGCAGGGCCTGTACAACCATTCCACCACAGCCAAGGAGGGCAAGTCGGACAGCGAGTAG